A genomic window from Balaenoptera acutorostrata chromosome 20, mBalAcu1.1, whole genome shotgun sequence includes:
- the METTL23 gene encoding histone-arginine methyltransferase METTL23 isoform X1, protein MYVWPCAVVLAQYLWFHRGSLPGKAVLEIGAGVSLPGIMAAKCGAEVILSDSSELPHCLEICQQSCQMNNLPQVHVVGLTWGHVSRDLLALPPQDIILASDVFFEPEDFEDILTTVYFLMQKNPKVQLWSTYQVRSADWSLEALLYKWDMKCVHIPLESFGADKGDIAESALPGRHTVEMLVISFAKDSL, encoded by the exons ATGTATGTTTGGCCCTGTGCTGTGGTCCTGGCCCAGTACCTGTGGTTTCACAGAGGATCTCTGCCAGGAAAGGCTGTCTTAGAG ATAGGAGCTGGAGTGAGCCTTCCAGGAATTATGGCTGCAAAATGTGGTGCTGAAGTAATACTGTCAGACAGCTCAGAGCTGCCTCACTGTCTAGAGATCTGTCAGCAAAGCTGCCAAATGAATAACCTGCCTCAGGTGCATGTTGTGGGACTCACGTGGGGTCATGTATCTCGGGATCTTCTGGCTCTACCACCGCAAGACATTATTCTTGCATCCGATGTATTCTTTGAACCAGAAG ACTTTGAAGACATTTTAACTACAGTTTACTTTTTGATGCAGAAGAACCCCAAGGTCCAATTGTGGTCTACCTACCAGGTGAGAAG tgctgACTGGTCACTTGAAGCTTTGCTCTACAAGTGGGACATGAAATGTGTCCACATTCCTCTGGAGTCTTTTGGTGCAGACAAAGGAGATATAGCAGAATCTGCCCTTCCAGGAAGACATACTGTTGAAATGCTGGTCATCTCCTTTGCAAAGGACAGTCTCTGA
- the METTL23 gene encoding histone-arginine methyltransferase METTL23 isoform X2, translated as MAAKCGAEVILSDSSELPHCLEICQQSCQMNNLPQVHVVGLTWGHVSRDLLALPPQDIILASDVFFEPEDFEDILTTVYFLMQKNPKVQLWSTYQVRSADWSLEALLYKWDMKCVHIPLESFGADKGDIAESALPGRHTVEMLVISFAKDSL; from the exons ATGGCTGCAAAATGTGGTGCTGAAGTAATACTGTCAGACAGCTCAGAGCTGCCTCACTGTCTAGAGATCTGTCAGCAAAGCTGCCAAATGAATAACCTGCCTCAGGTGCATGTTGTGGGACTCACGTGGGGTCATGTATCTCGGGATCTTCTGGCTCTACCACCGCAAGACATTATTCTTGCATCCGATGTATTCTTTGAACCAGAAG ACTTTGAAGACATTTTAACTACAGTTTACTTTTTGATGCAGAAGAACCCCAAGGTCCAATTGTGGTCTACCTACCAGGTGAGAAG tgctgACTGGTCACTTGAAGCTTTGCTCTACAAGTGGGACATGAAATGTGTCCACATTCCTCTGGAGTCTTTTGGTGCAGACAAAGGAGATATAGCAGAATCTGCCCTTCCAGGAAGACATACTGTTGAAATGCTGGTCATCTCCTTTGCAAAGGACAGTCTCTGA
- the METTL23 gene encoding histone-arginine methyltransferase METTL23 isoform X3, producing the protein MECMFGPVLWSWPSTCGFTEDLCQIGAGVSLPGIMAAKCGAEVILSDSSELPHCLEICQQSCQMNNLPQVHVVGLTWGHVSRDLLALPPQDIILASDVFFEPEDFEDILTTVYFLMQKNPKVQLWSTYQVRSADWSLEALLYKWDMKCVHIPLESFGADKGDIAESALPGRHTVEMLVISFAKDSL; encoded by the exons ATGGAATGTATGTTTGGCCCTGTGCTGTGGTCCTGGCCCAGTACCTGTGGTTTCACAGAGGATCTCTGCC AGATAGGAGCTGGAGTGAGCCTTCCAGGAATTATGGCTGCAAAATGTGGTGCTGAAGTAATACTGTCAGACAGCTCAGAGCTGCCTCACTGTCTAGAGATCTGTCAGCAAAGCTGCCAAATGAATAACCTGCCTCAGGTGCATGTTGTGGGACTCACGTGGGGTCATGTATCTCGGGATCTTCTGGCTCTACCACCGCAAGACATTATTCTTGCATCCGATGTATTCTTTGAACCAGAAG ACTTTGAAGACATTTTAACTACAGTTTACTTTTTGATGCAGAAGAACCCCAAGGTCCAATTGTGGTCTACCTACCAGGTGAGAAG tgctgACTGGTCACTTGAAGCTTTGCTCTACAAGTGGGACATGAAATGTGTCCACATTCCTCTGGAGTCTTTTGGTGCAGACAAAGGAGATATAGCAGAATCTGCCCTTCCAGGAAGACATACTGTTGAAATGCTGGTCATCTCCTTTGCAAAGGACAGTCTCTGA